The proteins below come from a single Cannabis sativa cultivar Pink pepper isolate KNU-18-1 chromosome 3, ASM2916894v1, whole genome shotgun sequence genomic window:
- the LOC115709305 gene encoding probable xyloglucan 6-xylosyltransferase 5 has protein sequence MGHESFTAQKRSGGSVLPTSNNGSAVNGRSRGFGSLPRGRQIQKTFNNIKITILCGFVTILVLRGTIGVGNLGGSDSDAVNQHIIEETNRILAEIRSDGDPNDPDELADSEINPNVTYTLGPKIENWNQERKAWLDSNPEFPSYVNGKPRILLVTGSPPKPCDNPIGDHYLLKGIKNKIDYCRLHGIEIVYNLAHLDKELAGYWAKLPLLRRLMLSHPEVEWIWWMDSDALFTDMVFEIPVSKYDNYNLVVHGYPDLMFEQKSWIALNTGSFLFRNCQWSLDLLDAWAPMGPKGPVREEAGRVLTAYLKGRPAFEADDQSALIYLLLSQKDQWMDKVFLENSYYLHGYWAGLVDRYEEMIEKYHPGLGDERWPFVTHFVGCKPCGSYGDYPVEKCLSSMERAFNFADNQVLQLYGFRHRGLLSPKIKRVRNETVTPLEYVDKFDIRRHPVQEIKGSKS, from the coding sequence ATGGGGCACGAGAGCTTTACGGCTCAGAAGAGAAGTGGAGGAAGTGTGTTACCGACTAGTAATAATGGCTCAGCTGTCAATGGTAGAAGTCGTGGATTTGGGAGCTTACCTCGTGGCCGTCAGATCCAAAAAACCTTCAACAACATCAAGATTACCATTCTGTGTGGTTTCGTTACTATCCTTGTTCTACGTGGAACAATCGGAGTCGGAAACCTTGGCGGCTCCGATTCCGACGCCGTCAACCAGCACATCATCGAAGAGACGAACCGGATCCTCGCCGAGATCCGATCCGACGGTGATCCCAACGACCCGGATGAGCTTGCCGACTCTGAGATCAATCCTAATGTTACATATACTCTTGGCCCCAAGATcgaaaattggaaccaggaGCGGAAAGCCTGGCTTGATTCGAACCCGGAGTTTCCCAGCTATGTGAATGGTAAGCCTCGTATTTTGCTCGTAACTGGGTCGCCACCTAAGCCTTGTGATAACCCAATTGGGGATCATTATTTGCTGAAAGGGATTAAGAATAAGATTGATTATTGTAGGCTTCATGGGATTGAGATTGTGTATAATTTGGCTCATTTGGATAAGGAGCTTGCTGGGTATTGGGCGAAATTGCCATTACTTAGGCGTTTGATGTTATCCCATCCTGAAGTTGAGTGGATTTGGTGGATGGATAGTGATGCATTGTTTACTGATATGGTGTTTGAGATCCCAGTTTCTAAGTATGATAATTATAATTTGGTTGTTCACGGGTACCCTGATTTGATGTTTGAACAAAAATCTTGGATTGCTTTGAATACTGGTAGCTTTTTGTTTAGAAATTGTCAATGGTCTCTGGATTTGCTTGATGCTTGGGCTCCAATGGGTCCAAAGGGTCCGGTTCGAGAAGAGGCTGGGAGGGTTTTGACTGCCTATCTCAAGGGAAGGCCGGCGTTTGAGGCAGATGATCAGTCAGCATTGATATACTTATTGCTTTCACAGAAGGACCAATGGATGGATAAGGTGTTTCTTGAGAATTCATACTACTTACATGGCTATTGGGCTGGTTTAGTTGATCGTTATGAAGAGATGATAGAGAAGTATCATCCAGGATTGGGAGATGAGAGATGGCCATTTGTGACCCATTTTGTGGGCTGCAAGCCTTGTGGGAGCTATGGAGATTACCCGGTTGAGAAGTGCTTGAGCAGTATGGAAAGGGCATTCAATTTTGCAGACAACCAAGTGCTTCAGCTGTATGGTTTCAGGCACAGGGGCTTGTTGAGTCCTAAGATCAAGAGGGTCAGGAATGAGACAGTCACTCCTCTTGAGTACGTTGACAAGTTCGATATTCGGCGGCATCCTGTCCAGGAGATTAAGGGGTCGAAGAGCTAG
- the LOC115711350 gene encoding uncharacterized protein LOC115711350, with protein sequence MMVDDIFPEPNDTENINLWNFHKTHFTESSMVVIRDSLPKNEFSVFPPTNHENLRFTEVQEDSFSPTPPSSTLSFSSSSSSSFSPSDSDASDPESPLASDSRVKISGDSTSWMGLGFDVLLSKLRRFASSAFGGNGAMKWCLWSFVSGAGIAAVVVMWWSFFIRARLRRRQENLMLIIKKKDEKIIKLLHQIAQLNELLITRHKLLASKVAK encoded by the exons ATGATGGTGGACGACATTTTCCCAGAACCAAACGACACCGAAAACATCAATCTCTGGAATTTCCACAAAACCCATTTCACAGAATCGTCCATGGTGGTGATCCGAGACTCTCTCCCCAAAAACGAATTCTCCGTTTTCCCTCCAACAAACCATGAAAATCTACGCTTTACTGAAGTACAAGAAGATTCATTTTCACCAACACCTCCATCGTCTACCTTGTCGTTTTCTTCATCTTCGTCTTCGTCGTTCTCGCCTTCCGACTCAGATGCATCTGACCCGGAATCACCGCTGGCGTCCGATTCCAGGGTCAAAATATCAGGAGACTCCACCAGCTGGATGGGACTAGGATTTGATGTTTTGCTTTCGAAGCTTCGTCGTTTTGCTTCTTCTGCGTTTGGGGGCAATGGCGCCATGAAATGGTGTCTTTGGTCGTTTGTCTCCGGTGCCGGAATTGCAGCTGTTGTTGTGATGTGGTGGTCGTTTTTTATCCGGGCTCGGCTCCGGCGGCGTCAGgaaaatttgatgttgattATCAAGAAGAAAGACGAG aaaataattaaactgtTGCATCAAATTGCTCAGTTGAATGAGCTACTAATAACTCGCCACAAACTTCTGGCTTCAAAAGTGGCCAAGTGA